Proteins encoded within one genomic window of Oryza brachyantha chromosome 7, ObraRS2, whole genome shotgun sequence:
- the LOC102717076 gene encoding GTPase activating protein 1-like: MNDASNSNKMNQSNRQGVLSFSLHFSSFFPLILVLVYVRIRKAKYQLTEEKERQDQGIAEMSDLPGFLSVRVLRGVNLVSRDATGSDPYVVLHLDHQKVKTGVMKKTVNPVWNEELTLAVKDPATPIKLEVFDKDTFSKDDRMGDAEFDIEALMQIVKMDLEDIRSGTVVRTVRPGRQCCLADESNIIWENGQIVQDMLLKLRNVETGVVHLQLKWVKITDIGSSTW; this comes from the exons ATGAACGATGCTAGTAATTCCAATAAGATGAACCAAAGCAACAGACAGGgggttctttctttctccctgcatttcagttctttttttccccttatcCTAGTCCTTGTTTATGTTAGGATTAGAAAAGCTAAGTACCAGCTAactgaagaaaaagagagacaaGATCAAGGAATAGCAGAGATGTCTGATCTTCCAGGCTTCCTGAGCGTGCGAGTGCTGAGAGGGGTAAACCTTGTCAGTCGTGATGCTACCGGCAGTGACCCCTACGTTGTGCTTCACTTGGACCATCAG AAAGTAAAGACAGGTGTGATGAAGAAGACGGTAAACCCAGTTTGGAATGAAGAACTGACTTTAGCTGTCAAGGATCCAGCAACACCTATAAAGCTA GAGGTTTTCGACAAGGACACATTCAGTAAAGATGACCGGATGGGCGATGCAGAGTTTGACATCGAGGCTCTGATGCAGATCGTGAAGATGGATCTGGAGGACATCCGCAGTGGCACTGTCGTACGCACCGTGCGACCTGGAAGACAGTGCTGCTTGGCGGACGAAAGCAACATTATCTGGGAGAACGGTCAGATTGTGCAAGACATGCTTCTCAAGTTGAGAAATGTTGAGACCGGCGTGGTGCACCTGCAACTGAAATGGGTGAAAATTACAG ATATTGGTTCCTCAACTTGGTGA